In Platichthys flesus chromosome 20, fPlaFle2.1, whole genome shotgun sequence, a single genomic region encodes these proteins:
- the cep131 gene encoding centrosomal protein of 131 kDa isoform X2 has product MHKARSPSSIPTGVSRDALDLSLSGSQLSVSRRPSSASPGKCFSRSVSVSVAGDSRGKRNTLSDVSFGSSRSIKNLRRSNSTTQVNQPASISLSQEPSEDYLALFDSSLDGRKKRSSLSRASPDGTTWNILDDQPRALPVHLSPRSTGSVDSPISLKKRAPGIALAANFTANNRSNKGAVGNSVTTILHNNYSEKPLTPKSSNQKPSFNNILKATANDEVSLENGSLTKSQKNFSSTSLSSNNRSPVSALHGSPVMLRRKEVTEEEAERFIQQVNQAAVTIQRWYRAKRRLSNQAALRRILAGKRKEWEERAEEDDSRLEQPQKRDEDRKRIREEKARLARLAAIQELQQKRAQRVTEVQQAAKLEPENQRPTSGVGRKKPPKISLTNTSPVASPSNHSPVSPPGVKAKNTDSNLNIVADVGELSFRAISPAPSNPRGSQCSQEQEDRAEEDICPEQQNQENDRKLVRKEKARLARLAAVQVIPADELPQKRTQRVAEVHHAAEVERLKPVGVIGRRNQTNRSPASPSSISPMSPPDIKTKNTDTNLNVETDIVELSFRAVSPSFSNRRGSQCSQEAVQRSVSVEEQRQGAWSSRAQSKTTLNELLDTLKLLEDEPERLSEPKCYHKEKYAWIDEDGDSISLTTDNLERHRQLSHHPALPDGGALLSEAKLQSIMSFLDEMEKSEQERPRSVTSGSHREAVLSEEELVAVEQASAPPAEVTSPMMRIKLELEEKKRTVHMLQAALAQQRELTLRLVNETEKELNRNLHLQKEQHEATIQRHLTFIDQLINDKKSLSERCEGVVAELKLVDQKYTKQIAQMQEQHEMEIKKLKDLMSATEKVRREKWIDEKTRKIKEITVKGLEPEIQKLISKHKQELKKLRTLHESELLQADDQVAQRVLRQCEELRQQLEKEKEEQCQRERELAKQRYEKQLQEEELSLQQQRRSLSKEVSDEKERLAQLAARQRAELEDLKRQLEENSSLAARVLREELEKNRQEQERRHQVEMKALQERLGMDRQTWEGNYKKQEEAWLLSRERELKDALRRERDKEIELAICTLEDETSKDKEECERAADNRVKRLGEKYEAELRELQRSERTAVEKQQELRRQQADTEGELIRLQALLRQKEQEMEDITQTRDKLSDERRCLAEVIRQEFADRLVQTEEENRRMKVEVSEVRARQRVEVERVTREKEEELAEVHQRVKSAILRKDETVSNLRKQHEAALKRADHLEGLWEQQRKQLLEK; this is encoded by the exons ATGCATAAAGCACGCAGCCCCTCCTCCATCCCGACAGGTGTCTCCAGAGATGCTTTGGACCTCAGCTTGTCGGGCTCCCAGCTCTCAGTGTCCAGGAGGCCCAGCAGCGCGTCGCCTGGGAAGTGCTTCTCTCGCTCCGTGTCGGTCTCCGTGGCTGGTGACAGCAGAGGGAAACGCAACACCCTG AGTGATGTCAGCTTCGGAAGCTCCCGCTCCATCAAGAACCTGCGGCGCTCCAACAGCACCACGCAGGTCAACCAGCCGGCCAGCATCAGTCTCAG TCAGGAACCGAGCGAGGACTACTTGGCCCTGTTCGACAGCAGCTTGGATGGACGCAAGAAACGCTCCAGCCTCAGCCGGGCCTCACCAGACGGAACCACATGGAACATCCTG GACGACCAGCCCAGAGCTCTTCCTGTGCACTTGAGTCCTCGTAGCACCGGCAGCGTGGACTCTCCCATCAGCCTGAAGAAGAGAGCGCCTGGCATCGCTCTGGCCGCCAACTTCACCGCCAACAACAG GAGCAACAAGGGAGCTGTGGGGAACTCTGTCACCACCATcttacacaacaactactctGAGAAGCCGCTCACGCCAAAGAGCTCCAACCAGAAGCCGTCCTTTAA TAACATCCTGAAAGCCACAGCAAACGATGAAGTGTCCCTGGAGAACGGCTCCCTCACCAAGTCCCAGAAGAATTTCTCCTCAACATCTTTAAGTTCCAACAACAGATCTCCGGTGTCGGCCCTCCACGGCAGCCCCGTCATGCTCCGGAGGAAGGAGGtcactgaggaggaggctgaAAG GTTTATTCAGCAGGTGAACCAGGCGGCAGTCACCATCCAGCGCTGGTACCGAGCCAAGAGACGACTCTCGAACCAGGCAGCGCTCAGACGCATCCTCGCTGGTAAAAGAAAG gagtgggaggagagagcGGAGGAGGACGACAGTCGCCTGGAGCAGCCGCAGAAACGGGACGAGGACAGGAAACGGATTCGTGAAGAGAAAGCTCGTCTGGCTCGTCTCGCCGCCATCCAG GAACTGCAGCAGAAACGGGCCCAGCGGGTTACAGAGGTGCAGCAAGCGGCCAAGCTGGAGCCTGAGAACCAGAGGCCGACCAGTGGAGTTGGAAGGAAGAAACCACCCAAGATTTCTCTGACCAATACAAGTCCAGTGGCCTCGCCGAGCAACCACAGCCCTGTGTCGCCCCCCGGTGTCAAAGCCAAAAATACAG ACTCTAATTTGAACATTGTGGCCGACGTAGGTGAACTGAGCTTCAGAGCCATTTCTCCTGCTCCGTCCAATCCCAGGGGATCTCAGTGTTCCCAG GAgcaggaggacagagcagaggaggataTTTGTCCGGAGCAGCAGAACCAGGAGAACGACAGGAAACTGGTCCGTAAAGAGAAAGCTCGTCTGGCCCGGCTCGCTGCCGTGCAGGTGATCCCGGCTGAT GAGCTGCCACAGAAAAGAACCCAGCGAGTGGCAGAGGTGCATCACGCAGCTGAGGTGGAACGCCTGAAGCCGGTCGGAGTGATCGGACGCAGGAATCAGACCAACAGGAGTCCGGCCTCGCCGAGCAGCATCAGCCCGATGTCACCACCAGACATCAAAACCAAGAACACAG ACACCAATTTGAATGTGGAGACTGACATAGTGGAGCTCAGCTTCAGAGCCGTTTCCCCGTCGTTCTCAAATCGCAGAGGTTCTCAGTGTTCCCAG GAGGCTGTGCAGAGGTCGGTGAGTGTGGAGGAGCAGCGTCAGGGAGCTTGGTCCAGCAGAGCTCAGTCTAAGACGACGCTCAACGAGCTGCTGGACactctgaagctgctggaggacGAGCCAGAGAGGCTGTCCGAGCCCAAGTGCTACCACAAGGAGAAGTACGCCTGGATAGATGAG GACGGAGACTCCATCTCTCTGACCACTGACAACCTGGAGCGCCACAGGCAGCTGAGCCACCACCCCGCTCTGCCAGACGGGGGCGCCCTGCTCTCTGAGGCCAAGCTGCAGAGCATCATGAGCTTCCTGGACGAGATGGAGAAGTCTGAACAGGAGAGACCTCGCTCGGTCACCTCAGGATCACACAGAGAG GCTGTGTtgtctgaggaggagctggtcGCCGTCGAGCAGGCGTCGGCCCCCCCCGCCGAAGTCACCAGCCCCATGATGAGAAtcaagctggagctggaggagaagaaacgcACCGTGCACATGCTGCAGGCCGCGCTG GCCCAGCAGAGGGAGCTGACGCTGAGACTGGTGAATGAGACGGAGAAGGAGCTGAACAGGAACCTCCATCTCCAGAAGGAACAACATGAGGCCACCATCCAGAGACACCTCACTTTCATTGATCAG CTGATCAACGATAAGAAGTCCCTGAGTGAGCGCTGTGAGGGAGTGGTGGCCGAGCTGAAGCTGGTGGATCAGAAGTACACCAAGCAGATCGCACAGATGCAGGAGCAGCATGAAATG GAGATCAAGAAGTTAAAGGACCTGATGAGCGCCACAGAGAAAGTACGGCGGGAGAAATGGATCGACGAGAAAACCAGGAAGATTAAAGAGATCACTGTGAAAG GTCTGGAGCCGGAGATCCAGAAGCTGATctctaaacacaaacaggagctgAAGAAGCTGCGGACGCTCCACGAGTCGGAGCTGCTGCAGGCGGACGACCAGGTGGCCCAGCGCGTCCTCCGCCAGTGTGAGGAGCTCCgccagcagctggagaaggagaaggaggagcagtgccagagagagagggagctcgCCAAGCAGAG gtatgagaagcagcttcaggaggaggagctgtccctccagcagcagaggaggagtctCTCCAAGGAGGTGTCCGACGAGAAGGAGAGGTTGGCCCAGCTGGCTGCTcg GCAGCGAGCGGAGCTGGAGGATCTGAAgcggcagctggaggagaacagtTCTCTGGCTGCACGAGTGCTCAGAGAAGAGCTGGAAAAAAAcaggcaggagcaggagaggaggcacCAG gtgGAGATGAAGGCACTACAAGAACGACTGGGCATGGACCGGCAAACCTGGGAAGGAAACTACAAGAAACAAGAG gagGCGTGGCTTCTGAGCCGCGAGCGCGAGCTCAAAGACGCGCTGCGACGAGAACGCGACAAAGAGATCGAACTGGCCATCTGCACGCTGGAGGACGAAACGAGCAAGGACAAGGAGGAGTGTGAGAGGGCAGCTGACAACAG GGTGAAGCGTTTGGGTGAGAAGTACGAGGCGGAGCTCCGGGAGCTGCAGCGCTCGGAGAGGACGGCTGTGGAGAAACAACAAGAGCTGAGGAGGCAGCAGGCGGACACGGAGGGAGAGCTGATCCGACTTCAGGCCCTGCTCAGACAGAAAGAACAGGAGATGGAGGACATCACACAG ACCAGGGACAAGCTGTCCGACGAGCGCCGCTGCCTGGCAGAGGTGATCAGGCAGGAGTTCGCTGACAGGCTGGtgcagacggaggaggagaaccgCCGGATGAAAGTGGAGGTGTCAGAGGTCAGGGCCAGGCagcgggtggaggtggagagggtgaccagggagaaggaggaggagctggctgAAGTCCATCAACG AGTGAAGTCGGCCATCTTGAGGAAGGACGAGACGGTCAGTAACCTTCGGAAGCAGCACGAG GCTGCTCTGAAGAGGGCGGATCACCTGGAGGGCCTGTGGGAacagcagaggaagcagctgctggagaagtGA
- the cep131 gene encoding centrosomal protein of 131 kDa isoform X1 yields the protein MHKARSPSSIPTGVSRDALDLSLSGSQLSVSRRPSSASPGKCFSRSVSVSVAGDSRGKRNTLSDVSFGSSRSIKNLRRSNSTTQVNQPASISLSQEPSEDYLALFDSSLDGRKKRSSLSRASPDGTTWNILDDQPRALPVHLSPRSTGSVDSPISLKKRAPGIALAANFTANNRSNKGAVGNSVTTILHNNYSEKPLTPKSSNQKPSFNNILKATANDEVSLENGSLTKSQKNFSSTSLSSNNRSPVSALHGSPVMLRRKEVTEEEAERFIQQVNQAAVTIQRWYRAKRRLSNQAALRRILAGKRKEWEERAEEDDSRLEQPQKRDEDRKRIREEKARLARLAAIQELQQKRAQRVTEVQQAAKLEPENQRPTSGVGRKKPPKISLTNTSPVASPSNHSPVSPPGVKAKNTDSNLNIVADVGELSFRAISPAPSNPRGSQCSQEQEDRAEEDICPEQQNQENDRKLVRKEKARLARLAAVQVIPADELPQKRTQRVAEVHHAAEVERLKPVGVIGRRNQTNRSPASPSSISPMSPPDIKTKNTDTNLNVETDIVELSFRAVSPSFSNRRGSQCSQEAVQRSVSVEEQRQGAWSSRAQSKTTLNELLDTLKLLEDEPERLSEPKCYHKEKYAWIDEDGDSISLTTDNLERHRQLSHHPALPDGGALLSEAKLQSIMSFLDEMEKSEQERPRSVTSGSHREAVLSEEELVAVEQASAPPAEVTSPMMRIKLELEEKKRTVHMLQAALAQQRELTLRLVNETEKELNRNLHLQKEQHEATIQRHLTFIDQLINDKKSLSERCEGVVAELKLVDQKYTKQIAQMQEQHEMVWQILGPLCQEIKKLKDLMSATEKVRREKWIDEKTRKIKEITVKGLEPEIQKLISKHKQELKKLRTLHESELLQADDQVAQRVLRQCEELRQQLEKEKEEQCQRERELAKQRYEKQLQEEELSLQQQRRSLSKEVSDEKERLAQLAARQRAELEDLKRQLEENSSLAARVLREELEKNRQEQERRHQVEMKALQERLGMDRQTWEGNYKKQEEAWLLSRERELKDALRRERDKEIELAICTLEDETSKDKEECERAADNRVKRLGEKYEAELRELQRSERTAVEKQQELRRQQADTEGELIRLQALLRQKEQEMEDITQTRDKLSDERRCLAEVIRQEFADRLVQTEEENRRMKVEVSEVRARQRVEVERVTREKEEELAEVHQRVKSAILRKDETVSNLRKQHEAALKRADHLEGLWEQQRKQLLEK from the exons ATGCATAAAGCACGCAGCCCCTCCTCCATCCCGACAGGTGTCTCCAGAGATGCTTTGGACCTCAGCTTGTCGGGCTCCCAGCTCTCAGTGTCCAGGAGGCCCAGCAGCGCGTCGCCTGGGAAGTGCTTCTCTCGCTCCGTGTCGGTCTCCGTGGCTGGTGACAGCAGAGGGAAACGCAACACCCTG AGTGATGTCAGCTTCGGAAGCTCCCGCTCCATCAAGAACCTGCGGCGCTCCAACAGCACCACGCAGGTCAACCAGCCGGCCAGCATCAGTCTCAG TCAGGAACCGAGCGAGGACTACTTGGCCCTGTTCGACAGCAGCTTGGATGGACGCAAGAAACGCTCCAGCCTCAGCCGGGCCTCACCAGACGGAACCACATGGAACATCCTG GACGACCAGCCCAGAGCTCTTCCTGTGCACTTGAGTCCTCGTAGCACCGGCAGCGTGGACTCTCCCATCAGCCTGAAGAAGAGAGCGCCTGGCATCGCTCTGGCCGCCAACTTCACCGCCAACAACAG GAGCAACAAGGGAGCTGTGGGGAACTCTGTCACCACCATcttacacaacaactactctGAGAAGCCGCTCACGCCAAAGAGCTCCAACCAGAAGCCGTCCTTTAA TAACATCCTGAAAGCCACAGCAAACGATGAAGTGTCCCTGGAGAACGGCTCCCTCACCAAGTCCCAGAAGAATTTCTCCTCAACATCTTTAAGTTCCAACAACAGATCTCCGGTGTCGGCCCTCCACGGCAGCCCCGTCATGCTCCGGAGGAAGGAGGtcactgaggaggaggctgaAAG GTTTATTCAGCAGGTGAACCAGGCGGCAGTCACCATCCAGCGCTGGTACCGAGCCAAGAGACGACTCTCGAACCAGGCAGCGCTCAGACGCATCCTCGCTGGTAAAAGAAAG gagtgggaggagagagcGGAGGAGGACGACAGTCGCCTGGAGCAGCCGCAGAAACGGGACGAGGACAGGAAACGGATTCGTGAAGAGAAAGCTCGTCTGGCTCGTCTCGCCGCCATCCAG GAACTGCAGCAGAAACGGGCCCAGCGGGTTACAGAGGTGCAGCAAGCGGCCAAGCTGGAGCCTGAGAACCAGAGGCCGACCAGTGGAGTTGGAAGGAAGAAACCACCCAAGATTTCTCTGACCAATACAAGTCCAGTGGCCTCGCCGAGCAACCACAGCCCTGTGTCGCCCCCCGGTGTCAAAGCCAAAAATACAG ACTCTAATTTGAACATTGTGGCCGACGTAGGTGAACTGAGCTTCAGAGCCATTTCTCCTGCTCCGTCCAATCCCAGGGGATCTCAGTGTTCCCAG GAgcaggaggacagagcagaggaggataTTTGTCCGGAGCAGCAGAACCAGGAGAACGACAGGAAACTGGTCCGTAAAGAGAAAGCTCGTCTGGCCCGGCTCGCTGCCGTGCAGGTGATCCCGGCTGAT GAGCTGCCACAGAAAAGAACCCAGCGAGTGGCAGAGGTGCATCACGCAGCTGAGGTGGAACGCCTGAAGCCGGTCGGAGTGATCGGACGCAGGAATCAGACCAACAGGAGTCCGGCCTCGCCGAGCAGCATCAGCCCGATGTCACCACCAGACATCAAAACCAAGAACACAG ACACCAATTTGAATGTGGAGACTGACATAGTGGAGCTCAGCTTCAGAGCCGTTTCCCCGTCGTTCTCAAATCGCAGAGGTTCTCAGTGTTCCCAG GAGGCTGTGCAGAGGTCGGTGAGTGTGGAGGAGCAGCGTCAGGGAGCTTGGTCCAGCAGAGCTCAGTCTAAGACGACGCTCAACGAGCTGCTGGACactctgaagctgctggaggacGAGCCAGAGAGGCTGTCCGAGCCCAAGTGCTACCACAAGGAGAAGTACGCCTGGATAGATGAG GACGGAGACTCCATCTCTCTGACCACTGACAACCTGGAGCGCCACAGGCAGCTGAGCCACCACCCCGCTCTGCCAGACGGGGGCGCCCTGCTCTCTGAGGCCAAGCTGCAGAGCATCATGAGCTTCCTGGACGAGATGGAGAAGTCTGAACAGGAGAGACCTCGCTCGGTCACCTCAGGATCACACAGAGAG GCTGTGTtgtctgaggaggagctggtcGCCGTCGAGCAGGCGTCGGCCCCCCCCGCCGAAGTCACCAGCCCCATGATGAGAAtcaagctggagctggaggagaagaaacgcACCGTGCACATGCTGCAGGCCGCGCTG GCCCAGCAGAGGGAGCTGACGCTGAGACTGGTGAATGAGACGGAGAAGGAGCTGAACAGGAACCTCCATCTCCAGAAGGAACAACATGAGGCCACCATCCAGAGACACCTCACTTTCATTGATCAG CTGATCAACGATAAGAAGTCCCTGAGTGAGCGCTGTGAGGGAGTGGTGGCCGAGCTGAAGCTGGTGGATCAGAAGTACACCAAGCAGATCGCACAGATGCAGGAGCAGCATGAAATG GTTTGGCAAATTCTGGGTCCCTTATGCCAG GAGATCAAGAAGTTAAAGGACCTGATGAGCGCCACAGAGAAAGTACGGCGGGAGAAATGGATCGACGAGAAAACCAGGAAGATTAAAGAGATCACTGTGAAAG GTCTGGAGCCGGAGATCCAGAAGCTGATctctaaacacaaacaggagctgAAGAAGCTGCGGACGCTCCACGAGTCGGAGCTGCTGCAGGCGGACGACCAGGTGGCCCAGCGCGTCCTCCGCCAGTGTGAGGAGCTCCgccagcagctggagaaggagaaggaggagcagtgccagagagagagggagctcgCCAAGCAGAG gtatgagaagcagcttcaggaggaggagctgtccctccagcagcagaggaggagtctCTCCAAGGAGGTGTCCGACGAGAAGGAGAGGTTGGCCCAGCTGGCTGCTcg GCAGCGAGCGGAGCTGGAGGATCTGAAgcggcagctggaggagaacagtTCTCTGGCTGCACGAGTGCTCAGAGAAGAGCTGGAAAAAAAcaggcaggagcaggagaggaggcacCAG gtgGAGATGAAGGCACTACAAGAACGACTGGGCATGGACCGGCAAACCTGGGAAGGAAACTACAAGAAACAAGAG gagGCGTGGCTTCTGAGCCGCGAGCGCGAGCTCAAAGACGCGCTGCGACGAGAACGCGACAAAGAGATCGAACTGGCCATCTGCACGCTGGAGGACGAAACGAGCAAGGACAAGGAGGAGTGTGAGAGGGCAGCTGACAACAG GGTGAAGCGTTTGGGTGAGAAGTACGAGGCGGAGCTCCGGGAGCTGCAGCGCTCGGAGAGGACGGCTGTGGAGAAACAACAAGAGCTGAGGAGGCAGCAGGCGGACACGGAGGGAGAGCTGATCCGACTTCAGGCCCTGCTCAGACAGAAAGAACAGGAGATGGAGGACATCACACAG ACCAGGGACAAGCTGTCCGACGAGCGCCGCTGCCTGGCAGAGGTGATCAGGCAGGAGTTCGCTGACAGGCTGGtgcagacggaggaggagaaccgCCGGATGAAAGTGGAGGTGTCAGAGGTCAGGGCCAGGCagcgggtggaggtggagagggtgaccagggagaaggaggaggagctggctgAAGTCCATCAACG AGTGAAGTCGGCCATCTTGAGGAAGGACGAGACGGTCAGTAACCTTCGGAAGCAGCACGAG GCTGCTCTGAAGAGGGCGGATCACCTGGAGGGCCTGTGGGAacagcagaggaagcagctgctggagaagtGA